The Paenibacillus wynnii DNA window TGCAGGTTCCGGTGAAGTAGAGAACTTGCGTCCAACCAACGGTGCAAGCTTCTCCAAATCTCTTAATAAATTCGCGAATTGGTCAGGGAATAGAGATTGAACTCCATCGCCCGTCATGGAATTATCAGGATCGGTATGCATTTCGATAATCAAACCGTTTGCTCCTGCAGCTACGGAAGCCTTGGACATAGGTTCAACCAGCTCTCTACGGCCTGTTCCGTGACTTGGATCAGAAATAACAGGGAGATGACTCAAGCTTTGAAGGACTGGAATCGCCGTAAGATCCAATGTATTGCGAGTGTAGGTCTCGAAGGTCCGAATACCCCGTTCACAGAGCATTACATCCCGATTACCGCCGGCTAAAATGTACTCTGCTGCATTTAACAGTTCATCATAGGTAGCACTAAAACCGCGCTTTAACAATACGGGCCGGCCGCAGGTTCCGAGCTTTCGCAGTAAATCAAAGTTTTGCATATTTCTTGTACCGACTTGCAAAATATCAGCGTGCTCCGCACACACATCTACGTATTCCGGTGTCATTACTTCCGTGATGGTTAGCAGCCCGTGACGTCTGCCTGCTTCAGCCATCATGGTAAGTCCTTCGACACCAACACCTTGGAAGCTGTAAGGACCGGTACGGGGTTTAAAAGCGCCACCGCGCAGAACCTGACCTCCTGCAGCTTTTACCAAACGAGCAATTTCATCGATTTGTTCCGGAGATTCCACGGCGCAAGGTCCGCCCATAATGACGAGATTCTCTCCACCGATTTTAACGCCCCGAATATCAATTACTGTATCTTCAGGATGAAAGTCCCGGCTGGCAAGCTTGTAGGATTTCGTGATTTTGACTACATTTTCCACACCCTTCATCTGGCGCAGATGTTCCGCAAGCTTAGGTGTAACGCCTCCTACCAAACCAATAACCGTACGGTCAGCCCCCCGGGAGAGATGCACCTGCAGCCCTTCCTTTTCAATTACTGCTATAATGTCCTGTACTTGCTCTTCTGGTGTTTGGTTGGATGTAATAACGATCATAATACATTCTTCCCTTCTCAACTCTATAGGTTTTATAATTGATAATGAACATAAACACTTACACGCTAAAACGCTAAAACGCTTTTAAGCTTCTACGCTTTTAATCACTAAAGTAATTTTAATCGAAATGTTCCTTTTCGTCAAGCCCTACCAAATCACACCAGTTAACGAAACCCCCTTTCGCGACTCTTTTTTACCGTATAAAGTAAATAAAGAGCACCTTCATTCCAGAAATCAGAACGAAGGTGCTCTCACTTTTTCGAAAAATTCTAACTTATTTTTAATAGTTTCTTACGATGGTGTGCCTGTTTTACTCGTATTCTTAACGGGTGGAAGCAGCTTCGCCATATTAACCGTTCGCTTAATCTCCCATGTCTCAGGCCGTGCAGGATCATACTGCTCTAGAAATAATATAACTTCCTTGGTGATCGGAGTTGGTGTAGAAGCACCTGATGTAACCCCTACCTTGTTGACTCCTTGCAGCCATTCTATATTCATCTCGGATACGTCCGAAATACGGTGAGCGGGTACGCCCGCTATCTCTTGAGACACTTGCGCCAGACGGTTGGAGTTGTTGCTTCGCGGATCACCGACTACAATCACAAGATCGGTTTGCCCAGCCTGCTCTGCTACAGCCTCCTGTCGAACCTGAGTAGCCATACAAATTTCATTATGCACTTCTGCGCCCGGGAAAGTTTCCAGCAGTTTTCTCATAATATGCTTGATATCCCACTGACTCATTGTCGTCTGATTCGTAATCACAATCCGTGAAGAAGGAATCGAGAGCGATTCTATCTCTGCTTCCGTCTCAATCAGATGAACATGCTCCGGGGCAATTCCTACCGCACCCTCGGGTTCTGGGTGGCCCTTCTTTCCGATATAAATGACCTCATAGCCATCTTCAACCTTTTCCTTAATCAGATCATGGGTTTTAGTCACATCGGGACATGTAGCATCCAAAGTGGTCAAACCCTTCGCCCGGGCCATCTTGCGAACCTCCGGCGAAACACCATGAGCTGTAAAAATAACAGTACCGCTATCCACTTTATCCAGAATATCCAGACGGTTATGCCCATCCAGCGTAATAATACCATCGTCCTCAAAGGAGTTGGTGACGTGACTATTATGAACAATCATACCCAATATATAAATCGGCCGGGGCAGATCAAGATTTTGAGCGGCCTGACGAGCCATTACCATGGCATCAACGACACCATAACAATATCCCCGAGGAGAAATTTTGATTACTTCCATGACTTCACCAGCTTTCTGCTGTCGTTAATTACAAGATTAGAACCCGTCTATTATACCCTACTCCAGCGGTGGAGCAAAGAGCAGCGGCAGCCAGATTACAAATGTTGTACCTTCTCCTTGCCGCGTGACAACCTCAACTGAACCTCCGTGTTCATCAATAATCCACTTCGCTATCGAGAGACCTAGGCCGATGCCTTCGGTTATACCGCGAGACTCATCCGCTCGATAGAATCGGTCAAAGATGTGAGGTACCTCGTCCTTGTCCATACCAATACCGGTATCCGTGATACGTATGCCTACCTGACTCTGATAAAATACAGCATTCAATGATACTTCACCAGCAGGCGTGTATTTAAATGCATTATCAATAAAGATAAATAGCATTTGCTGAAGATAATCCTTATTACCCACAATATACTTCCCATTCAGGTGGGTCATCTCACCTACCACCCACTCGGCCTGATGAGGCAGGAAGGCTGCTCGACGCGCAACTTCTGTCATCATTGGCTCCAAAGCTACCGGCTCCTTATCAAATGTCCGTCCGGTATCTGCGCGGGCCAACGAAAGCATATCCGCAACAAGCCGGCTCATCCGTTTGGCTTCATCCGCAATGTCACGCACAGACTCCTTAGACATTTGACGAATAGAGGCATCATCGAGCGAAGGATTCTCCCCAGGCTCAAGATCCCAAACCTTTTGCAGTAAATCAATATTCCCGCGGATTGTCGTAAGAGGCGTACGCAGTTCATGCGAAGCATCAGAGACGAAACGCCGCTGTGCTGCATAGGAATCCTCAAGCTCTTTATAGAAACCTTCCATCCGTCCAAGCATACTGTTAACCGTCTCAATAAGCTGACCGATCTCATCAGGCGGGCCTTCATATTCGATACGCGAGCTAAGATCAGTTCCGGTCTGTATCCCGTTGGCCGCCTCGATAACCTTACCTATCGGACTCATAGATTTACGTGCCAAGAATAGACCGAAGGTGAAGGCTGCCAATAAGGTAGCAAACGATCCTACCAGCAATATGTTTTTCAGCCTTAACATGAGTTTATCTTCCTGGCTGGTAGGTGCAGCAACCTGGAGTACCGCCAGAGGTTTGCCGTCAGGGTTTTTGAGAGCCATTTGATACATAATAAAATGGTAACCCCCCAGGCTTAATTGCTTAAATCCCTTTTGATTCTCTATTTTATCACGCGCTGGAAACTCAAATTTCATGCCCAGACTACTCATATTATCCGATTGTTGGATGGTTTTGCTGTCATAAATATAGATTTGCACCAGCATATTTGCTTCTTCCAAAAGGTCAGCTTGAGTTAAATTCACATCTACGTTTAGCAGTGAGCCATCATATCCCCAGCGCGGCCGGACCTGCAGCTCCTCAACCTGTTTTTGTACACGATCCTTCAAATCACCATAGGTATTAAAATAGACAAAGCCATAAATTGCAGCTGAAAAGGCCAGCAGCATAACAGCCAAAATCCCAGAATACCAAGCAGTCAGCCGCAGCCTAATGGACATCTTAATTGTCACCTCTTAGAATGTACCCGGCTCCCCGGATGGTTTGAATTAGACGTTTCCCTCCATGTTCTTCCGTTTTTTGACGGAGCATGGCTATGTAAACCTCCAACACATTAGATTCTCCACTATAATCATAGCCCCATATTTTATCCATAATCAGATCGCGGGACAATACTCGCTTGGGGTTCTGCAGAAACAAGTGCAGCAGCTCAAATTCCTTTGCTGTAAGCTCTAGGCGTTTACCACCCCGTGTAACTTCACGGGAGTCAACATCCAAAGTGATATCCTCATAGGATACAGCCTTATCCACATTGCCGCCTTGCTCGCTCTTCCGCCGCAAAAGTGCACGCACACGGGCCAGCAGTTCCTCGAGCGCAAACGGTTTAACCAGATAGTCATCGGCTCCCAAATCAAGCCCTTTTACCCGATGCTCTATCTCATCCTTAGCGGTTAGCATTAACACGGGCACTGAGCTCCCGCCCTCCCTTAGACGCCGACAAACTTCAAATCCATCCACCTGCGGCATCATCACATCGAGAATAACCACATCTGGGTCACTGTTCAGTACGGCACGCAGCCCATCGGCTCCATTGACCGCAGTTTTTACATCATAGCCTTCAAAAGCAAGACCGCGCCGAAGCATGGATATAATTTTTTCATCATCATCAATAATTAAAATATTCGGTCGCATCAAGCAGCCCCCATTATTACATTCTTATTTATATTGTACCAATGAATTCATAGATTGGCATCCAAGCAGCAAAAACGGAAGGGCTAGCCCTCCCGCTTATAAATTCGCTGTCCTGTTGGTTATTCTTACTCCGTTTTAGAAGTAACGAAGTCGTTCTTATTGCCGATAGTTATTGGAAGCTCCAGCTTTTTATCGTCACGAACTACATTCAGTGTAGCCTTGTCACCCACTTTTAGGGTTCGAATAAAGTCGATCAGGTCCTGGCTGGTTGCATAATTCTTACCGTTCACCCCACTAATAATATCATATGGGCGTAAATCAGCTACATAAGCAGGGGATTTGTAGATAATCTCCGCTACGACGGACCCTTCTTTAATATCGGTGCCCATTTGCTTGGCAACTTCATCCGTAATCGTCATGAGCGTTGCGCCAATAAATGGAACGGGCTCTTTTGGAATCGCTTGATTATCCTCCAGTTTTTGAACAACCTCTTTAATGGTATTGACTGCAATAGCGAACCCGATACCTTGTGAATCCGTACTTACAGCTACGTTCATACCAATAACTTGACCCTTCATATTGAGCAGCGGCCCACCGGAGTTCCCCGGATTAATCGATGCATCCGTCTGAAGCAGGTCTTTATAATTTCGGGTTCCGCTGCCATCTTCTTCATTAATATCAATACTGCGACCTTTAGCACTCAGAACACCGGCAGTTACCGTGTGGTCAAAGCCCTGTGGGTTACCTATCGCTACAACTTCCGATCCTACCTTCAGAGTATCCGAATCACCCATCGCTACTGCAGGGAAGTTGTTATCTCCCTCAATTTTGAGAACGGCTAGATCCAGATCCTTGCTGGAGCCAAGCAGCTTCGCTTCATAAGGCTTTTTGTTGCCTTCAATGGTGACCTGAATAACATCTGCACCGTTAATTACGTGTTGATTTGTTAAAATATATCCCGCTTTATCATAGATAAAGCCTGTTCCAACCGAGTTAGGGATGAGTTGGGTACTTGAATAAGATTTGGGTTCGGGCTCTGTTTGTTCCGATGAGCCGCTGCCTCCGAATTGATCACCGAAAAAGAATTGTGAGAATGGATCGCTCATATTCGGATTGGATTGGCTTCCCCCACGAGAGCTGGAATTGACCAGTGTCTCTATTTTCACAACTGCAGGTCCTACTCCGTCTACTACGCTTGAAACATCATTAGCACCGGAATTCAGTGATGTCGTAGCCGTTGCAGGGCTCACATTTGCACCCTCATCAGGAGCCGTAGCCCCTGCAGTAACGGCAGGTTCTTCAGAATCACCTGTGAACCAATTCCCCCGATCAGCAGCGAACATAGAGCCTGAGAGAACAACCATTCCGGCCAGGAAAGAGATCAGAATGCTTTTAAAGGAGCTCTTTGGCTTGCGATTATACTGCCATCCGTTTCCGCCGTCTGAGCCATTGCCTCCATTTCCGTTGCGTCCTCCTCCGCTGCCGTCAAAACCTGTGGTACGAATCGAGGTGCTGTAAGGTACGGGTTTAACCGTTGGTGGAGGTGTAACCTCTACCCGCTCCGGTTCCCGCCGATTGTAATGTTCTATTCCATCTGAGTTATCTTGGTTGATAGATTTAAAAGGTCCATAAGAATAATAGTATGATGATCCTGATTCGGAAGACTGACCGCCGCCACTGTTTTCGTTAGTAGTGCTGCCGTTCCATTCCCGATCTGGTGCGGGTTCATTTTCACGAGTGAATCTATCTTTGTTATCGTTCATGTTTCTTTCCTCCCGTGTCCTGTCTGCCTGACAAGGATTGATTTGTTTTCTTATTCTCATTGTGTACTTTAAACCTTAAGGTCACATTAAAAACAATTTAAGCTTAGATAAAATCGGGCGGAGAGGGGTAGTCGGGACTCCACCGCTGTTGAAATCGTGTTCCCTGAATTTACCCTGCGGGTGGAACACGATTTCAAAGGCGGACGTAAACTTTCCGCTCCGATACCCCTCCCCTTTACAGGGAAGCACACACAACAAAAAACACAAAAAACAGTGCAAAACAAAAACAGAGATACACAAAAAAAGCCCGAGCGTGCTGAACTACGCACGCCGGGCCTAAACAACAACCTAAACCTAAACCTTAAACCTATATAGATTGAACTTATGAACTTAATAAACTGATAAAAAGGATTGAAGTAACGGAGGGGGATTTTGGAACTGTAGGAGCGCTAGCGTCCGCCCGAAAGCTTTCCGTAGGAAAGCTCGCTTCGAAAGCATAAGCTCCCTCCGGATTTCATCCGCTAATAGCGTAAAAAATCTAGAAATCCGGAGGCAACAGCGGCTGGAAGTCCAACATTCACCGTAGTTACGACCCGAACCCAATGTAGCAAAATCTTAAGTTCATCTTATATAGAATAGTAATAATCAGCTTCGATGTCTCATAGTCTGAATATGGGGAACGAAGCAGTCCTTGGGAGAGGAACTGCCGTCCGAAGAGCCATCCTTCTATTCGAATGGAGGCGGACGCAGATGAGTACTGATCAGCTCATAGCATTGCTCGTTCTTATCGTTATGATCATAAAGCTTGCTAACACCAAGGGGAAATCCTGAGGTGGGTAACTGAATCAGCCTCTGACACTCGAGCAACACTTGAGTTCAGAGGCATTTTTTTATCGGGATTAACTCTGCGCCCAGCCTTTGCGGTGAGC harbors:
- the aroF gene encoding 3-deoxy-7-phosphoheptulonate synthase gives rise to the protein MIVITSNQTPEEQVQDIIAVIEKEGLQVHLSRGADRTVIGLVGGVTPKLAEHLRQMKGVENVVKITKSYKLASRDFHPEDTVIDIRGVKIGGENLVIMGGPCAVESPEQIDEIARLVKAAGGQVLRGGAFKPRTGPYSFQGVGVEGLTMMAEAGRRHGLLTITEVMTPEYVDVCAEHADILQVGTRNMQNFDLLRKLGTCGRPVLLKRGFSATYDELLNAAEYILAGGNRDVMLCERGIRTFETYTRNTLDLTAIPVLQSLSHLPVISDPSHGTGRRELVEPMSKASVAAGANGLIIEMHTDPDNSMTGDGVQSLFPDQFANLLRDLEKLAPLVGRKFSTSPEPASVV
- a CDS encoding 4-hydroxy-3-methylbut-2-enyl diphosphate reductase, whose translation is MEVIKISPRGYCYGVVDAMVMARQAAQNLDLPRPIYILGMIVHNSHVTNSFEDDGIITLDGHNRLDILDKVDSGTVIFTAHGVSPEVRKMARAKGLTTLDATCPDVTKTHDLIKEKVEDGYEVIYIGKKGHPEPEGAVGIAPEHVHLIETEAEIESLSIPSSRIVITNQTTMSQWDIKHIMRKLLETFPGAEVHNEICMATQVRQEAVAEQAGQTDLVIVVGDPRSNNSNRLAQVSQEIAGVPAHRISDVSEMNIEWLQGVNKVGVTSGASTPTPITKEVILFLEQYDPARPETWEIKRTVNMAKLLPPVKNTSKTGTPS
- a CDS encoding sensor histidine kinase, which gives rise to MSIRLRLTAWYSGILAVMLLAFSAAIYGFVYFNTYGDLKDRVQKQVEELQVRPRWGYDGSLLNVDVNLTQADLLEEANMLVQIYIYDSKTIQQSDNMSSLGMKFEFPARDKIENQKGFKQLSLGGYHFIMYQMALKNPDGKPLAVLQVAAPTSQEDKLMLRLKNILLVGSFATLLAAFTFGLFLARKSMSPIGKVIEAANGIQTGTDLSSRIEYEGPPDEIGQLIETVNSMLGRMEGFYKELEDSYAAQRRFVSDASHELRTPLTTIRGNIDLLQKVWDLEPGENPSLDDASIRQMSKESVRDIADEAKRMSRLVADMLSLARADTGRTFDKEPVALEPMMTEVARRAAFLPHQAEWVVGEMTHLNGKYIVGNKDYLQQMLFIFIDNAFKYTPAGEVSLNAVFYQSQVGIRITDTGIGMDKDEVPHIFDRFYRADESRGITEGIGLGLSIAKWIIDEHGGSVEVVTRQGEGTTFVIWLPLLFAPPLE
- a CDS encoding response regulator transcription factor, with protein sequence MRPNILIIDDDEKIISMLRRGLAFEGYDVKTAVNGADGLRAVLNSDPDVVILDVMMPQVDGFEVCRRLREGGSSVPVLMLTAKDEIEHRVKGLDLGADDYLVKPFALEELLARVRALLRRKSEQGGNVDKAVSYEDITLDVDSREVTRGGKRLELTAKEFELLHLFLQNPKRVLSRDLIMDKIWGYDYSGESNVLEVYIAMLRQKTEEHGGKRLIQTIRGAGYILRGDN
- a CDS encoding S1C family serine protease translates to MNDNKDRFTRENEPAPDREWNGSTTNENSGGGQSSESGSSYYYSYGPFKSINQDNSDGIEHYNRREPERVEVTPPPTVKPVPYSTSIRTTGFDGSGGGRNGNGGNGSDGGNGWQYNRKPKSSFKSILISFLAGMVVLSGSMFAADRGNWFTGDSEEPAVTAGATAPDEGANVSPATATTSLNSGANDVSSVVDGVGPAVVKIETLVNSSSRGGSQSNPNMSDPFSQFFFGDQFGGSGSSEQTEPEPKSYSSTQLIPNSVGTGFIYDKAGYILTNQHVINGADVIQVTIEGNKKPYEAKLLGSSKDLDLAVLKIEGDNNFPAVAMGDSDTLKVGSEVVAIGNPQGFDHTVTAGVLSAKGRSIDINEEDGSGTRNYKDLLQTDASINPGNSGGPLLNMKGQVIGMNVAVSTDSQGIGFAIAVNTIKEVVQKLEDNQAIPKEPVPFIGATLMTITDEVAKQMGTDIKEGSVVAEIIYKSPAYVADLRPYDIISGVNGKNYATSQDLIDFIRTLKVGDKATLNVVRDDKKLELPITIGNKNDFVTSKTE